From a region of the Alkalidesulfovibrio alkalitolerans DSM 16529 genome:
- a CDS encoding flagellar basal body-associated FliL family protein — MVPDGDDPLGAANPLGGGSQEEKARLDERNLDESDEVPRALQKVELDLDDAPFLEEEEDEPEEDISAEEALAQAAPAEKKRVIAVPAWLTKKFLFFAAGGLALLLAAILAIVLWPEKTPEPDEPAEQPIKEAEKPAPEAVDLNVTFDPFWIELIDKDGKVRFLHLQFTIVATNKLAEGEISAKTFQLRDAVYYYVKNKEFAFLADTENLETLKSDILSVLNKFVAHDNIETILIDKYLVQ, encoded by the coding sequence ATGGTTCCCGACGGCGACGATCCGCTCGGCGCCGCCAATCCCCTGGGAGGCGGTTCCCAAGAGGAGAAGGCCAGACTCGACGAACGGAACCTCGATGAAAGCGACGAGGTTCCCAGGGCGTTGCAGAAGGTCGAACTCGACCTCGACGACGCCCCCTTCCTCGAAGAAGAGGAAGATGAACCCGAAGAGGACATCTCGGCCGAAGAGGCGCTGGCCCAGGCGGCTCCGGCCGAAAAGAAACGCGTCATCGCCGTCCCGGCATGGCTGACCAAGAAATTCCTGTTTTTCGCCGCAGGCGGCCTTGCGCTGCTGCTCGCCGCAATCCTCGCCATCGTACTCTGGCCTGAAAAGACTCCCGAGCCGGACGAACCGGCTGAACAGCCCATCAAAGAAGCTGAAAAACCAGCTCCCGAGGCGGTGGACCTCAACGTCACCTTTGACCCGTTCTGGATCGAACTGATCGACAAAGACGGCAAGGTACGTTTTTTGCATTTACAATTTACGATCGTCGCCACCAACAAGCTGGCCGAAGGCGAGATCTCGGCAAAGACGTTCCAGTTGCGCGATGCAGTTTACTACTACGTGAAGAACAAGGAGTTCGCGTTCCTCGCAGACACGGAGAACCTGGAGACACTGAAGAGCGACATTCTTTCGGTACTCAACAAGTTCGTCGCGCACGACAACATCGAAACGATCCTTATAGACAAATATCTGGTGCAATGA
- a CDS encoding chemotaxis response regulator CheY: protein MAANPNMRILVVDDFSTMRRIVRNILKQLGFNNVVEADDGSTAWEILNKDKIDFIVSDWNMPQMTGIELLRKVRASEEFADLPFLMVTAEAQQENIIEAVQAKVSNYIVKPFTADTLGQKIEKIFGK from the coding sequence ATGGCCGCCAATCCGAATATGCGCATCCTCGTGGTGGACGACTTCTCGACGATGCGCCGCATCGTGCGCAACATTCTCAAGCAACTCGGCTTCAACAACGTTGTCGAGGCGGACGACGGCTCCACCGCGTGGGAGATCCTGAACAAGGACAAGATCGATTTCATCGTCTCTGACTGGAACATGCCGCAGATGACCGGCATCGAACTCCTGCGCAAGGTGCGGGCCAGCGAGGAGTTCGCGGACCTGCCGTTCCTCATGGTCACGGCCGAGGCGCAGCAGGAGAACATCATCGAGGCCGTGCAGGCCAAAGTCTCCAATTACATCGTCAAGCCTTTCACGGCCGACACGCTGGGGCAGAAGATCGAAAAGATCTTCGGAAAATAG